One genomic segment of Sminthopsis crassicaudata isolate SCR6 chromosome 4, ASM4859323v1, whole genome shotgun sequence includes these proteins:
- the LOC141541338 gene encoding uncharacterized protein LOC141541338, whose product MKTVSQLKIKHNPFAKGFREKYYFGNLANQYLASKGSTARTTNSPENDFNDSSKELGEGSSQDNEKSEEGSKKRGFSPHDSEDGMCSRGKRRKQHAGCLTSLEFSTPRISTENASSVSIAGQGEGACQVIDEIPVTPGFLPQVPRELTDFACGAIHGSNNLQPLATDGMNPSICPPTRPFDSRQDVVDLPGDWSSFSSANSNMNSGSWPQSIPDIAMAPFTGTQEEMDRERRLLAELSTLQSLDPGWVEEIAKWRNLPQ is encoded by the exons atgaagaca gtcTCTCAACTCAAAATTAAGCACAATCCTTTTGCTAAAGGCTTTAGAGAAAAGTACTATTTTGGAAACCTGGCAAATCA gTATCTTGCATCAAAAGGATCCACTGCCAGGACCACAAACTCCCctgaaaatgattttaatgattCTTCAAAGGAACTAGGAGAAGGTTCTTCTCAAGATAATGAAAAG AGTGAAGAAGGCTCAAAGAAGAGAGGTTTCTCTCCTCATGATTCCGAGGATGGAATGTGCTCAAGAGGGAAACGCAGAAAACAGCATGCTGG GTGTCTGACATCTTTAGAATTTTCTACCCCTAGGATCTCTACTGAAAATGCATCTAGTGTTTCCATAGCAGGCCAAGGAGAAGGTGCTTGTCAAGTTATAGATGAAATACCCGTGACTCCTGGGTTCCTTCCTCAAGTCCCTAGGGAGCTTACAGACTTTGCCTGTGGTGCCATTCATGGCAGCAACAATCTCCAGCCTCTAGCCACAGATGGCATGAATCCCTCCATTTGTCCACCAACTAGACCTTTTGACTCCAGACAGGATGTTGTGGACCTTCCAGGGGACTGGTCTAGTTTCTCTTCAGCTAACTCCAATATGAACTCTGGTAGCTGGCCACAATCAATACCGGACATAGCCATGGCTCCTTTCACAGGAACCCAAGAAGAGATGGATCGTGAAAGGCGTCTACTGGCTGAGCTCTCTACATTGCAATCTCTTGACCCAGGATGGGTTGAAGAAATTGCTAAGTGGAGAAATCTACCGCAATGA